The DNA region CATTCAACGCGTCAATGGATTCACCACAGAAGACATTTTCCAGACACACTATCCGCCCACCAGAATCAATCTTGGCTAAATCTAAGAGGTCATTGATAAGGGACAGGAGATGATTGGCGCTGCTGTTGATTTGGGCCACATACTGCAATTGTTTGTCGCTGAGGGGGCCTAGCAATTTCTCGTAAAGCAAATCTGCTGAGCCGATTATGCCATTCAGTGGGGTACGCAATTCATGGCTCATGGTCGACAAAAACTGGTCTTTTTGACGAGTCAAATCCTCGGCGACTTGCCTTGCTTTGATTAACTCGTTCTCGTAAGACTTGCGGTCCGTGATGTCCAACACTACTCCCTGCATACTTGCTGGCTTTCCAGCAGAATCGTAATGAGCGAGTCCCTTAGCGACAAGCCAGCTAATGCTTTCGTCTGGCCAAACGACCCGGTACTCTGTGTCATACTCGGTATTGTTTTCCAAGGCATCTCTGATCGCGTTATCTGCTTTCACACGATCATCAGGGTGCAGCCGCTCAAGAAAAATGTTGTAGGATATAGTCTGATCGGCCGTTAATCCATGGAGCTCCTTGCATTGATCAGACCACGCCAACTCGTCTGTGAGAATGTTCCAATGCCATATGCCAATGTTGGCGCTGGTGGTAGCCAATCGCAGTCGTTCCCCGCTCTCTTTCAGCGACCGCTCCATTTCCTTGCGTGTTGTGATATCGATCCAGCTGCCAACGATTTCCATCGGTTTTCCCAAATTGTCTCGAACAAGCGCCAACTCGTCCCGCATCCATCGGTAGCTGCCGTCGGCAACCTGAAACCGGTACTCGTGAACATGATCCCCCTTTTCAAAGAGATCCGACAACCCCGACAATACCCGAGAAGAGTCGTCCGGGTGGATATGTGATGCCCAGAAGCTTGAGTCTGTCAAGAAATCCTCAGGTTGATAGCCTAATTGAGCCTTGACGTTCTCGCTGATAAATGTTGCGCCAAAATCTCCGTCGGCCTTGCACGAATAGATAACCGTTGGGTTGGAGAAGAGAAGGTGCTTCAGTCTTTCGCATGCTTTGGCACGTTCTCGCTCAGTTTTCGCCTGGGGTTTTAGAAAAAGAAGATAGGAAACAGGAACAATGATGAGACATAGCAGCAAGCCATCTATCAGAACTTCAGCCCATCCAGGAAGGCTGTGGATAAGACCCAGCGCCCACATAATCGCAATCTCCGAAATCCAGACTGAGACACCGATAGTGAAGATCAACCGACTCACAGGGTGCGCTGGATCAGCTTGCTTTGTCTCCGTAGGCTGCGCGGTCTGGCTGCAGGAACTTCCTTGCGCAGACTTCCGGGAGGCTAAGAATTGCTTGAATTCCTTGATAACTCGATGTGTGGATATGTTCATCTATGATGCCCCCTTGGAAGTACTCAAATCAGAGTTCTTCCATCCAATTATCGGCAGACGCAATGAAAAGATTAGCGGCAGAGATCAGCCGTCCGCCGACCAGCAAACAGTGACCAAATGCCGACTGTCGAGTCGTCCTGCCCGACAAATTCATCTAAATTCACATCTACCCATCTGTCCCTATAGGGCAAGAAGTCCATCACAAGCTATAATAGAGATTCATCTCAAACGGATGGGGACGATTTCTGACAGCCACGATCTCCTTGGTCTTTTCGATTATCCAGCTTTCAATCAACTCCTCGTTGAAAACTCCTCCTGCCAACAAGTAGTCGTGGTCTTCTTTCAAAGCCTCCAGCGCTTCTTCGAGGCTTGTGGGGATCGAAATGAGGCGAGCTTTTTCACCCTCACTCCAGCCGAATACGTTATCATCGAACGGTCCCATTCCGTTTTCCGGTGTAGGACGGATACCCTTCTTGACGCCGTCGAGGCCAGCCATCAAGAGTGCGCTCATCGCGAAGTAGTAGTTGCATGTACCATCGCTGGTGCGGAATTCGAACCGTTTAGCCTTCTCACTCACTGCGTACTTTGGAATTCGAATTGCGGCGCTGCGGTTTGCAAGTCCGAAGAAGAGCTTTACCGGTGCTTCATACCCTGGCAGCAATCGCTTGTAAGAGTTAGTGGAGGGATTTGTGAACGCCGCAAGTGACCGTCCATGCGCCAGAATGCCTCCAATGAATCCGAGCGCCACATCCGATAAATCTGCATAGCCTCCCTTCTTATAGAAAACATTCTTACCCTTCTTGCAAAGCTGTATATGGAAGTGCATGCCGCTGCCAGGCTCGTCGTACAGAGGTTTGGGCATGAAAGTCGCAGACAAACCTCTGCGCAACGCTTGATTATGTATGATGTCTTTGATATACATCATGCGGTCGACAATCAGCCTGAAGTCGACCAGTTCTGTCTCTATCTCCTGTTGACCGGAAAGGCCCACCTCGTGATGATGGTAGCGCACCGGGCAGCCGGTCTGTTCTATCATTGCCACCATTTCCTGCCGAAGGTCGGAGTATTTGTCGAAAGGCACATCGATGTGGTAACCCTTGCGGTTGGCAACCGCAGTCCCATCCTTATCCTGGTAGCCGAAAGGCAAGTCATCCTTATTCTCGGCAGATGTAAATTTGAAACCGGCGCTGAACTTGCCGTTATGGATTTCAGCTTCATTGAATAGATAGAATTCAAACTCCGGAATCCAGAGCGACTGATCAGCGACTCCCGACTCCTCGAGATATGCTTGAGCGCGCATGGCCAGACTGCGTGGGTCTTTGGATATGCCTATCCGCGTCTCGGCATCACATATGAACGCAAGTACCCGGAGTGTCGGAGTAGCGCTGAACGGATCGAGTATTGCTGTCGACAAATCCGGGAGCAGCAACATGTCGCCCGACTCCACCGAACGCATTCCAGGTATACTTGAACCGTCGAACGGGATTCCGTTCTTCATGACTATCTCAAGCCGGGATATTGGAAAGGTGAGATGATACCAGTTGCCGGTCAGATCGGAATACTTGATATCCACGGCCGTTATCTCGTGTTGCTCAACCATTTTTCTGACTTCATCAATGTCCATGGGTCCTCCATTTCTGACATCACACATACTATAAGAGGCTCTTTGGCTGTAATCTAACTGATTCCAGTCAGTTTGGCATTCAGTTTTTTCGGTTGTTTAGATTCTGATTTTGCAGGACTGCGCGGAAATCTGGTAACGAGGAGACCCGGTTCGAAAATCAGCGCTTACTGGCTAAACGCGAAACGGCACTCGTGCTTGTAGATCAAATGAAAGGTGGCGGAACTCGATTGAGGATTGCTATGATCCTGATAGTTGACTATATTGTTTGTTGAAAACAGTTGTCCATTTATATAGTATTCATATTATGTGTCCAGAAGATCCACAGGATGATCAGACTCAGACATATCTTCCCTTGATTGAGGGCACCGCTGTTTCTCATTACGTGATCATCGAGAAGATCGGTGCTGGCGGGATGGGTGAGGTGTATCTGGCAAATGATACCGAGCTTAATCGCAGAGTGGCGTTAAAGTTTCTACCACCGCACTTGTGTCGGAATGAGGATTGTCGTAAACGTTTCAAGCGTGAAGCTCAGGCAGCTGCAAAGCTGAACCATCCAAATATCATCCACGTCTATGAGGTATCTGAACACCAAGGACGACCATTCTTTGCGATGGAGCATGTGGAGGGAACATCTCTGAAGGATGTCACTGGTGACAAAGATTTGTCTGTCGAGAGGATTCTTGAGCTTGGTATACAGGTCTGCGAGGGATTACATGCAGCACACGAAGAGGGAGTGACACACCGGGATATCAAACCATCGAATATCCTCATCGATTCACACGGACGAGCGAGGATAGTAGATTTTGGCCTGGCCTCTGTGGTTGGATCAGATCAACTGACCAGGACCGGTTCCACTCTCGGCACTGTCGGTTACATGTCGCCAGAGCAAGTGAGAGGCGACGAGATCGACCATCGTAGCGATTTGTTTTCGTTCGGTGTGGTTCTGTATGAGTTGATCACCAAACAGAATCCGTTCAAACGCGACAGTGAGGCAGCCACACTGAAAGCT from Candidatus Zixiibacteriota bacterium includes:
- a CDS encoding PAS domain-containing protein translates to MNISTHRVIKEFKQFLASRKSAQGSSCSQTAQPTETKQADPAHPVSRLIFTIGVSVWISEIAIMWALGLIHSLPGWAEVLIDGLLLCLIIVPVSYLLFLKPQAKTERERAKACERLKHLLFSNPTVIYSCKADGDFGATFISENVKAQLGYQPEDFLTDSSFWASHIHPDDSSRVLSGLSDLFEKGDHVHEYRFQVADGSYRWMRDELALVRDNLGKPMEIVGSWIDITTRKEMERSLKESGERLRLATTSANIGIWHWNILTDELAWSDQCKELHGLTADQTISYNIFLERLHPDDRVKADNAIRDALENNTEYDTEYRVVWPDESISWLVAKGLAHYDSAGKPASMQGVVLDITDRKSYENELIKARQVAEDLTRQKDQFLSTMSHELRTPLNGIIGSADLLYEKLLGPLSDKQLQYVAQINSSANHLLSLINDLLDLAKIDSGGRIVCLENVFCGESIDALNAILSSQIKKKGLHFKITEDFNDVCVQADQRALKQILLNLISNAIKYTPEGGHITISGQPTEDGFFRIEVNDTGIGIEPEVIDRVFDEFYQVNRVRDEQLGGTGIGLGLTRRLVKMHGGDIGVESEVGQGSSFWFTLRSSIELSSEYESLAVSEEHLQDRAASGKILLVEDNEVNREVILDMLLVRGYEVETACNGQEGLEKAATFSPDLILMDIRMPIMDGITALERLRQMPGTDEIPVIALTADASDKSIKKHMLAGFQDHLSKPIRTAALYAVLDQHVPTATSELKPINHEIHLRKMMAAKSEVAVNEVS
- the glnA gene encoding type I glutamate--ammonia ligase — encoded protein: MDIDEVRKMVEQHEITAVDIKYSDLTGNWYHLTFPISRLEIVMKNGIPFDGSSIPGMRSVESGDMLLLPDLSTAILDPFSATPTLRVLAFICDAETRIGISKDPRSLAMRAQAYLEESGVADQSLWIPEFEFYLFNEAEIHNGKFSAGFKFTSAENKDDLPFGYQDKDGTAVANRKGYHIDVPFDKYSDLRQEMVAMIEQTGCPVRYHHHEVGLSGQQEIETELVDFRLIVDRMMYIKDIIHNQALRRGLSATFMPKPLYDEPGSGMHFHIQLCKKGKNVFYKKGGYADLSDVALGFIGGILAHGRSLAAFTNPSTNSYKRLLPGYEAPVKLFFGLANRSAAIRIPKYAVSEKAKRFEFRTSDGTCNYYFAMSALLMAGLDGVKKGIRPTPENGMGPFDDNVFGWSEGEKARLISIPTSLEEALEALKEDHDYLLAGGVFNEELIESWIIEKTKEIVAVRNRPHPFEMNLYYSL